One genomic region from Oncorhynchus clarkii lewisi isolate Uvic-CL-2024 chromosome 21, UVic_Ocla_1.0, whole genome shotgun sequence encodes:
- the LOC139379250 gene encoding keratin-associated protein 12-2-like — MPVGVKAELAMPVGVKAELAMPVGVKVVLAMPAGVKAVLAMPVGVKAVLAMPVGVKAELAMPVGVKAVLAMPVGVKAVLAMPVGVKAELAMPVGVKAELAMPVGVKTELAMPVGVKTELAMPAGVKAVLAMPVGVKTELAMPVGVKAVLAMPVG, encoded by the coding sequence ATGCCAGTAGGAGTCAAGGCTGAGCTGGCCATGCCAGTAGGAGTCAAGGCTGAGCTGGCCATGCCAGTAGGAGTCAAGGTTGTGCTGGCCATGCCAGCAGGAGTCAAGGCTGTGCTGGCCATGCCAGTAGGAGTCAAGGCTGTGCTGGCCATGCCAGTAGGAGTCAAGGCTGAGCTGGCCATGCCAGTAGGAGTCAAGGCTGTGCTGGCCATGCCAGTAGGAGTCAAGGCTGTGCTGGCCATGCCAGTAGGAGTCAAGGCTGAGCTGGCCATGCCAGTAGGAGTCAAGGCTGAGCTGGCCATGCCAGTAGGAGTCAAGACTGAGCTGGCCATGCCAGTAGGAGTCAAGACTGAGCTGGCCATGCCAGCAGGAGTCAAGGCTGTGCTGGCCATGCCAGTAGGAGTCAAGACTGAGCTGGCCATGCCAGTAGGAGTCAAGGCTGTGCTGGCCATGCCAGTAGGGTGA